The Cohnella abietis genome has a segment encoding these proteins:
- the carA gene encoding glutamine-hydrolyzing carbamoyl-phosphate synthase small subunit — MQARLLLEDGTLFTGQGFGAEGGSVGEVVFNTGITGYQEVLSDPSYCGQIVTMTFPLIGNYGINRDDFESIRPYIHGFVVRRHETVPSNWRAQYTIDQLLKEYGIVGISDIDTRMLTRILRQHGTMKGILTTGNERIEELKERLGTSALLRDQVARTSTKSVFSSPGEKERIVLVDYGAKSGILRELTKRGCDVVVVPQDTTADEIRRLHPDGIQLSNGPGDPKDVPHAVETIRSLLGEYPIFGICLGHQLFALACGADTDKLKFGHRGGNHPVKELESGRCFITSQNHGYTVKEESVVGTELEVTHINNNDKTIEGLKHKTYPAFSVQYHPEAAPGPYDSSYLFDRFLEMIRDNKIANPERPRQAQLSETLRGELQYAQK; from the coding sequence ATGCAAGCAAGATTATTGTTAGAAGACGGTACGTTATTCACCGGTCAGGGCTTTGGCGCTGAGGGCGGATCTGTTGGAGAAGTAGTATTTAACACTGGAATTACAGGCTATCAGGAAGTATTGTCCGATCCATCCTATTGTGGGCAAATCGTGACGATGACATTTCCTTTGATTGGGAACTATGGAATTAACCGTGATGATTTCGAAAGCATTCGTCCTTATATACACGGTTTCGTGGTTCGTCGCCATGAGACAGTGCCAAGCAATTGGAGGGCACAATATACAATTGATCAGTTACTTAAGGAATACGGCATTGTCGGCATTAGCGACATCGATACTCGTATGCTTACTCGGATTCTCCGTCAGCACGGTACGATGAAGGGGATTCTTACAACGGGTAATGAGCGGATAGAAGAGCTGAAGGAACGTCTTGGAACAAGTGCGTTGCTTCGCGATCAAGTAGCTCGTACTTCAACAAAGAGCGTATTTTCCAGCCCTGGCGAAAAGGAACGTATTGTACTCGTTGATTACGGCGCGAAGAGCGGTATTTTGCGCGAATTGACTAAGCGTGGTTGTGACGTTGTCGTCGTTCCTCAAGATACGACTGCAGATGAAATTCGTCGGTTGCACCCAGATGGTATCCAGCTTTCTAATGGCCCTGGAGATCCTAAAGACGTGCCGCACGCCGTTGAAACAATCCGTTCGCTGCTTGGAGAATATCCGATTTTCGGCATTTGCTTAGGCCATCAATTATTCGCACTAGCTTGTGGTGCGGACACGGATAAGCTGAAGTTTGGACATCGTGGTGGTAACCATCCCGTTAAGGAATTGGAATCCGGACGTTGCTTCATCACTTCCCAGAATCACGGATATACGGTTAAAGAAGAGTCCGTTGTCGGAACTGAGCTTGAAGTGACACATATCAACAACAATGACAAAACGATCGAAGGACTGAAGCACAAGACTTACCCTGCCTTTTCGGTGCAATATCATCCGGAAGCGGCTCCGGGTCCTTATGACTCCAGCTATCTGTTCGACCGTTTTCTAGAAATGATTCGTGATAATAAGATCGCCAACCCTGAACGGCCGCGCCAGGCACAATTGTCGGAGACGCTGAGAGGAGAGCTGCAGTATGCCCAGAAATAA
- a CDS encoding dihydroorotase — translation MSTTWIINAKKLSADTGEAEIAHVRVDNGLIAEWHYGIELPDTAGAKIIDAQGKLISPGLIDMHVHLREPGFEYKETIASGTESAAKGGFTVIAPMPNTRPVMDTPETINLVLDKAATEGVVRVLPYAAITKNELGRDLTDFAALKEAGAIGFTDDGVGVQNAQMMKDAMALAKSLDMPIIAHCEDDTLVVGAAVSEGAFSRKHGLKGIPNESEAIHVGRDILLSEATGVHYHICHVSTEQSVRLIKLGKSVGVKVTSEVCPHHLLLSDEHIPDSMDANWKMNPPLRTPKDVEACIQGLEDGTIDIIVTDHAPHSEEEKARGMERAPFGIVGFETAFPLLYTKFVRTGRWSLDFLLRRMTSDPARVFRLPYGTMEVGAPADLILIDLENEREVDPATFLTKGRNTPFTGWKLYGWPTLTMVNGKIVWTEENGINR, via the coding sequence ATGTCGACTACCTGGATTATTAACGCAAAGAAGCTTAGTGCAGATACAGGTGAAGCGGAAATAGCACACGTACGAGTGGACAATGGCTTAATCGCTGAGTGGCATTACGGAATTGAATTGCCCGATACAGCAGGAGCAAAAATCATTGACGCTCAGGGGAAGCTGATCTCACCAGGCCTTATTGATATGCACGTACATCTACGTGAGCCTGGCTTTGAATACAAGGAAACGATCGCAAGCGGAACAGAATCGGCTGCTAAAGGCGGATTTACGGTTATTGCTCCTATGCCTAACACGCGTCCGGTTATGGATACTCCTGAAACCATTAACCTCGTGCTCGATAAAGCGGCAACAGAAGGCGTTGTAAGAGTGCTTCCTTATGCTGCAATTACAAAAAACGAGCTCGGCCGCGATTTAACAGATTTTGCTGCATTGAAGGAAGCGGGAGCGATTGGATTTACCGATGATGGTGTCGGCGTACAAAACGCACAAATGATGAAAGACGCAATGGCGCTGGCTAAGTCGCTCGACATGCCGATTATCGCGCATTGTGAGGATGACACGCTGGTCGTAGGTGCGGCAGTATCGGAAGGCGCGTTCTCTCGCAAGCATGGACTTAAAGGTATTCCTAACGAGTCCGAGGCCATCCATGTAGGCCGTGACATTCTTCTCTCGGAAGCAACTGGCGTACATTATCATATCTGTCATGTGAGCACTGAGCAGTCTGTTAGATTAATTAAACTCGGCAAATCAGTTGGAGTTAAGGTTACTTCTGAAGTATGTCCACATCACTTGCTACTTTCTGATGAACATATACCGGATAGCATGGATGCCAATTGGAAAATGAATCCTCCTCTGCGTACGCCTAAAGACGTGGAAGCTTGTATCCAAGGACTTGAGGATGGAACGATCGATATTATCGTAACCGACCATGCTCCTCATAGTGAAGAGGAGAAGGCACGGGGGATGGAGAGAGCGCCATTCGGAATCGTTGGGTTTGAAACGGCGTTTCCGTTGCTATATACGAAATTCGTTCGTACAGGACGCTGGAGTCTGGACTTCCTGTTACGCAGAATGACTAGCGACCCAGCTAGAGTTTTCCGTCTTCCTTATGGAACGATGGAAGTAGGTGCACCGGCGGATCTTATCCTTATTGATTTGGAGAACGAGCGGGAAGTAGACCCTGCAACGTTTCTCACGAAAGGCCGTAACACTCCATTCACCGGATGGAAGCTATATGGCTGGCCAACATTAACAATGGTTAATGGCAAGATTGTTTGGACAGAAGAGAACGGCATTAACCGCTAA
- the pyrR gene encoding bifunctional pyr operon transcriptional regulator/uracil phosphoribosyltransferase PyrR, with amino-acid sequence MSDSRVIMDESAMRRALTRIAHEMVEKNKGIQGCVLIGIRTRGIYIAHRLAERILDIEGHPISVGELDITGYRDDRPYSEEDIRVIPGGELSLLVKDKRIILVDDVLYTGRTIRAALDALMDCGRPQSIQLAVLVDRGHRELPIRPDYVGKNVPTSRHEQIDVSLSEIDDNDCVMILHPREAEIGR; translated from the coding sequence ATGTCAGACTCCCGCGTCATCATGGATGAATCCGCTATGCGACGAGCCCTTACCCGGATCGCTCACGAAATGGTTGAGAAGAACAAAGGTATTCAGGGCTGTGTCCTAATAGGCATTCGTACTAGAGGTATTTATATTGCTCATCGTTTAGCAGAGCGAATTCTGGATATTGAAGGGCACCCGATTTCGGTCGGAGAGCTGGATATAACAGGATACAGAGATGATCGTCCTTATTCGGAAGAAGATATCCGAGTCATACCGGGTGGAGAATTATCACTTTTGGTAAAAGATAAACGAATCATACTCGTAGACGATGTGCTGTATACCGGACGAACGATTCGTGCAGCGCTAGATGCTCTTATGGACTGTGGAAGACCTCAATCCATACAATTGGCTGTACTTGTTGACAGGGGTCATCGCGAGCTGCCGATTCGCCCAGATTATGTTGGCAAGAATGTGCCGACCTCTCGGCACGAACAGATAGATGTTTCGTTAAGCGAAATTGACGACAACGATTGTGTCATGATCCTGCATCCGCGTGAAGCGGAAATCGGACGATAA
- a CDS encoding LL-diaminopimelate aminotransferase has protein sequence MSVEKYQATFIQNQFASRIGGADYGKDTNIYKFEKIKRAKAAAKKAHPDVELIDMGVGEPDEMADAGILAKLAEEAAKPENRGYADNGIPEFKEAAARYLKNVFSVDGIDAETDVLHTIGAKPALAMLPTVFINPGDVTIMTVPGYPVLGTHTKYLGGEVYNIKLTKENNFLPNIDAIPEDIAKRAKLLYLNYPNNPTGAVATVEFFEKVIVWAKKYSVVVVHDAPYSALTYDGVKPFSFLSVPGAKDVGVELHSLSKSFNMTGWRIGFIAGNPLIVKAFGDVKDNSDSGQFIAIQKAAAYGLDNPAITEAISEKYSRRHNKLVAALNEIGFSAEKPKGSFFLYVEAPKGIVGGQRFESAEDFSQYLIREKLISTVPWEDAGKFVRFSVTFIAEGEAEEARVIDEIKRRLTDVKFEF, from the coding sequence GTGAGTGTAGAAAAATATCAGGCGACCTTTATTCAGAATCAATTCGCAAGCCGCATCGGTGGAGCGGACTATGGCAAGGATACGAATATTTACAAGTTCGAAAAAATTAAAAGAGCTAAAGCTGCGGCGAAAAAAGCACATCCAGATGTTGAATTGATCGACATGGGTGTTGGTGAGCCTGACGAGATGGCGGACGCTGGCATCTTGGCCAAGCTTGCAGAAGAAGCGGCTAAGCCAGAAAATCGCGGTTACGCTGACAATGGTATTCCTGAATTCAAGGAAGCTGCAGCTAGGTATCTGAAAAATGTATTTTCTGTTGATGGAATTGATGCGGAGACAGATGTTCTTCACACGATCGGCGCAAAGCCTGCTCTGGCCATGCTTCCGACAGTGTTTATCAATCCCGGTGATGTAACGATCATGACTGTGCCTGGATATCCGGTATTGGGAACCCACACAAAATATCTCGGTGGAGAAGTGTATAACATCAAGCTGACGAAGGAAAATAATTTCCTTCCCAACATTGATGCGATTCCTGAAGATATTGCTAAACGTGCTAAGCTTCTGTACCTGAACTATCCGAACAATCCTACTGGAGCTGTGGCTACGGTTGAATTTTTCGAGAAGGTCATTGTATGGGCGAAAAAATACAGTGTAGTCGTCGTGCACGATGCACCTTACTCGGCACTTACTTATGATGGTGTTAAGCCATTCAGCTTTCTGTCAGTGCCAGGAGCGAAGGATGTAGGCGTTGAGCTGCATTCCTTGTCCAAGTCATTTAATATGACGGGTTGGAGAATTGGTTTTATTGCTGGTAACCCATTAATTGTTAAAGCCTTTGGGGATGTCAAGGATAACAGTGACTCCGGACAATTTATTGCTATCCAGAAAGCTGCGGCATATGGCCTCGACAATCCGGCAATTACTGAAGCTATCTCGGAGAAGTATTCCCGCCGGCACAATAAGCTCGTTGCAGCTCTTAACGAAATCGGGTTTAGTGCTGAGAAACCTAAAGGCTCCTTCTTCTTATACGTTGAGGCTCCTAAAGGGATCGTAGGTGGACAGCGCTTTGAGTCTGCTGAAGACTTCTCGCAATATTTAATTCGTGAGAAGCTCATCTCCACCGTGCCTTGGGAGGATGCTGGTAAATTTGTCCGTTTCTCCGTAACGTTCATCGCTGAAGGCGAAGCGGAAGAGGCGCGCGTCATCGACGAAATTAAGAGACGGCTGACTGATGTAAAGTTTGAATTTTAA
- a CDS encoding RluA family pseudouridine synthase — MENNSKNNQPSEDLALSSIEEGESNQVGWIVEEHQAGVRADKHIAEELADQSVSRSQVQEWIRIGAISVNGNQVKANSKLAEGDQIVVVMPEPEPLEAQPENIPLEVVYEDSDVIVINKPRGMVVHPAVGHPNGTVVNALLYHCKDLSGINGVMRPGIVHRIDKDTSGLLMVAKNDLAHASLAEQLKEHTVTRKYFALVYGVMHHDKGTIDAPIGRANHDRKLYVVTEKNSKHSVTHFAVLERFDEYTLLELKLETGRTHQIRVHMKYIGFPLVGDPVYGGKSGRTLGMKGQALHAEVLGFKHPRTGEYLEFTTPIPEDMQHSLDILRTR; from the coding sequence ATGGAGAACAACAGCAAGAACAACCAACCGTCTGAGGATTTGGCATTAAGTTCGATTGAAGAAGGCGAGAGTAACCAGGTTGGATGGATCGTAGAGGAGCATCAAGCTGGAGTAAGAGCGGACAAGCATATTGCTGAGGAATTGGCGGATCAATCTGTTTCCCGTTCCCAAGTACAAGAATGGATTCGCATAGGTGCTATTAGTGTCAATGGGAATCAAGTGAAGGCGAACTCCAAGCTTGCTGAAGGCGACCAGATTGTCGTTGTTATGCCAGAGCCGGAGCCGCTAGAGGCACAGCCAGAAAATATACCTCTAGAAGTTGTGTACGAGGACAGTGACGTTATCGTCATCAACAAACCGCGAGGAATGGTCGTTCACCCTGCAGTCGGTCATCCGAATGGCACAGTCGTTAATGCATTACTTTACCATTGCAAGGATCTCTCGGGCATTAATGGTGTAATGAGACCCGGTATCGTGCATCGGATTGACAAAGATACTTCTGGGCTATTGATGGTAGCTAAGAATGATTTGGCTCACGCATCGCTTGCTGAGCAGCTTAAGGAGCACACCGTTACCCGGAAATATTTTGCATTGGTATATGGCGTTATGCATCATGACAAAGGGACTATAGATGCGCCAATCGGGCGGGCTAATCATGACCGGAAGCTTTACGTCGTTACCGAAAAGAACAGCAAGCATTCCGTTACCCATTTTGCCGTTCTGGAACGATTCGATGAATACACATTGCTTGAATTGAAGCTTGAAACGGGCAGGACGCATCAAATTCGAGTACATATGAAATATATTGGCTTTCCTTTGGTGGGCGATCCCGTGTACGGAGGCAAGAGCGGGCGAACGTTGGGGATGAAAGGGCAGGCTCTGCATGCAGAGGTGCTAGGCTTTAAACATCCGCGCACAGGGGAGTATTTAGAATTTACAACCCCGATTCCGGAAGACATGCAGCATTCACTAGATATTCTTAGAACACGCTAA
- the lspA gene encoding signal peptidase II: MQRRIWPVWAYYVVAIVVFLIDYVSKKIIDRTVELNTERIPVLGDFFIITHIRNRGAAFGMLQEQRWFFLIITVVVVVGILWYLHRSYRTGSALLMFSLAMILGGAIGNFLDRALFGEVVDFLQFNFGSYTFPIFNLADSAICIGVGLVILDALLTMKQENKPHDNGEQQQEQPTV, from the coding sequence ATGCAACGTCGTATTTGGCCGGTATGGGCCTATTATGTAGTAGCAATTGTCGTATTTCTGATCGATTATGTGAGTAAAAAAATAATTGATCGTACGGTTGAGCTCAATACGGAAAGAATTCCGGTATTGGGAGATTTCTTTATCATTACTCACATTCGCAACAGAGGTGCGGCCTTCGGTATGCTACAGGAGCAACGGTGGTTTTTCCTCATCATTACCGTTGTCGTAGTAGTTGGAATTCTGTGGTACTTACACCGTTCTTATCGCACAGGAAGTGCATTGCTAATGTTTTCGCTTGCGATGATTCTAGGCGGTGCTATTGGAAACTTTTTGGATCGTGCGCTTTTTGGCGAAGTCGTAGACTTTCTGCAATTTAATTTTGGTTCGTATACATTCCCGATCTTTAACCTTGCTGACTCCGCAATATGTATTGGAGTAGGGTTAGTTATTTTGGATGCGTTACTGACTATGAAACAGGAGAATAAACCGCATGACAATGGAGAACAACAGCAAGAACAACCAACCGTCTGA
- a CDS encoding TraR/DksA C4-type zinc finger protein translates to MPIPLDQERIQALRRRLLQERSDLEERVKGNGHFGLAASFRDSTGELSGIDNHPADAGTEMFERSKDLALLEKEAFRLERVDAALERMDTGEYGHCVTCGKFIPLDRLDALPTAIYCLEHEPRQEPSNNRPIEEEFLSPPFGRTSLDERDDQNGFDGEDAWQIVESWGSSNSPAMAEGNNIDSYDSMSIEADENDGFVESLESFLATDITGHNVTVVRNRAYRHYMASNEGDHLLEPDELVDEQ, encoded by the coding sequence TTGCCTATTCCGTTAGATCAAGAAAGAATTCAGGCGCTTAGACGCCGTTTGCTACAGGAGCGAAGCGACTTAGAAGAGCGTGTTAAAGGTAACGGGCACTTTGGCTTAGCTGCGTCATTTCGTGATTCAACTGGAGAGCTTTCCGGTATTGATAATCACCCTGCAGATGCGGGAACGGAAATGTTCGAGCGTAGCAAAGACTTGGCTTTATTGGAAAAGGAGGCGTTCCGACTAGAGCGTGTTGATGCTGCGCTGGAACGAATGGATACTGGTGAATATGGACATTGTGTAACCTGCGGCAAATTCATTCCATTAGATCGATTAGATGCTCTTCCCACAGCGATCTATTGCTTGGAGCATGAGCCAAGGCAAGAGCCCTCTAACAACAGACCTATCGAAGAGGAATTTCTTTCGCCCCCGTTCGGACGCACTAGTCTAGACGAGCGCGATGATCAGAATGGCTTTGATGGCGAGGACGCATGGCAAATTGTAGAGTCCTGGGGAAGCTCTAACAGCCCTGCTATGGCAGAAGGAAATAACATCGACAGCTATGATTCCATGAGTATCGAGGCCGATGAAAACGATGGATTCGTCGAGTCCCTTGAAAGTTTTCTCGCAACCGATATTACTGGCCATAATGTCACGGTCGTCCGTAATCGCGCTTATCGCCATTATATGGCAAGTAACGAAGGTGACCACCTTCTTGAGCCTGATGAGCTTGTGGATGAGCAGTGA
- a CDS encoding DUF5665 domain-containing protein translates to MRKGRLKGCAHMGDNSNQDKHNKDKHNQVKVKLSPEATIESTDRLAEEAEELRGTLGFLTKKLERLSVDMEKAQLKEYVNLMQRPWQLIWKNFLSGLSRGVGIALGFTFFAATIVYLLQFLGALNLPIVGDYIADIVRIVQRQLEINPY, encoded by the coding sequence TTGAGGAAAGGACGCCTGAAGGGATGTGCACATATGGGCGATAATTCAAATCAAGATAAGCACAATAAAGATAAGCACAATCAAGTGAAAGTAAAGCTGTCTCCCGAAGCTACAATAGAGTCGACAGATCGGCTGGCAGAAGAAGCGGAAGAATTACGAGGGACGTTAGGATTTTTGACGAAAAAGCTTGAACGTCTTTCCGTTGATATGGAGAAGGCCCAGCTAAAGGAATATGTAAATTTAATGCAACGACCATGGCAGCTAATTTGGAAAAATTTCCTTTCTGGACTTTCGCGTGGTGTTGGTATTGCGTTAGGATTTACCTTTTTTGCGGCGACAATTGTTTATTTACTGCAGTTCCTCGGGGCACTTAATTTGCCTATTGTGGGCGATTACATTGCGGATATTGTTCGGATCGTTCAGCGGCAGCTTGAAATTAATCCCTATTGA
- the ileS gene encoding isoleucine--tRNA ligase: MQRVDVKEKARSREQRILDEWKKDGTFRKSIENREGKPNFVFYEGPPTANGKPHIGHVLGRVMKDFVGRYKTMSGYRVVRKAGWDTHGLPVELGVEKQLGISGKQEIENYGIEPFITKCKESVFEYERQWKELSEGIAYWIDMDDPYITLDNNYIQSVWHVLATIHDKGLLYRGHRVSPYCPDCQTTLSSHEVAQGYEDVKDLTATAKFKLKDSGEYILAWTTTPWTLPANVALAVNPKLDYVRVLQEGEVYIVAAALAEKVMKGEYETLSTVKGHELVGAVYEPLFPYVKVENAYRVIDADYVTDSSGTGIVHISPAHGEDDYRVARLHDIPMLMVVDNAGKYIAEVTDLAGRFVKDCDIDIVKMLSERGLLYHKEKVEHSYPFCWRCKTPLLYYATESWFIKTTAVKDQLIENNKTIKWYPEHLRDGRFGKFLEDLVDWNISRNRYWGTPLNVWTCESCGTEKAPHSIAELRALAIGEVSEDIELHKPYVDAIHLRCGCGGVMNRASEVIDVWFDSGSMPFAQYFHPFGDEKKFEQQYPADFICEGIDQTRGWFFSLLAVSTLYNGKAPYKSVISTGHVLDESGQKMSKSKGNVIDPWEIINEFGTDAFRWSLLADSAPWNSKRFSKGIVAEGKSKIVDTLVNTHAFYALYATIDGYVASEHAKIKSDNKLDRWILSRLNSLINEVVRGLEANDFLNPARAIEVFVDELSNWYVRRSRDRFWGSGLTDVKLSAYQTLGEVLLTLSKLIAPYVPFVSEDIYNNLGGEGSVHLADYPKADQSAIDVELERDMATAKNMVELARNIRNEASLKTRQPLSELLVSLSGEFDLAGYDDIIKDEINVKKICVVNDDSGFVNFNLKLNLKVAGKKYGKYVGPIQSAFKTLTNEETRNIVKTGQYSFTSAEGETLTIELEEILVEKEAKMGFAAASGGGVTVALNTEITPELEQEGWVREVIRAVQDTRKKLDLPIEKRVDLVLDVDAELEKALLAFDNVLKENVLVNHVSFGQAEGMETVQAGEKSIGIAIVTEA; this comes from the coding sequence ATGCAAAGAGTCGACGTTAAAGAAAAAGCAAGATCGCGCGAGCAGCGCATTTTAGACGAATGGAAGAAGGACGGTACGTTCCGTAAATCAATCGAAAATCGTGAGGGCAAGCCGAATTTCGTTTTCTACGAAGGACCGCCGACTGCTAATGGCAAACCACACATCGGTCACGTTCTCGGTCGTGTCATGAAGGATTTCGTCGGTCGCTACAAGACGATGTCGGGTTACCGCGTCGTTCGTAAAGCCGGTTGGGATACGCATGGATTGCCGGTCGAGCTTGGCGTTGAGAAGCAGCTTGGCATTTCGGGCAAGCAAGAGATTGAGAATTATGGCATTGAGCCATTTATAACGAAATGTAAGGAAAGCGTGTTTGAGTATGAGCGACAATGGAAGGAACTGTCGGAAGGTATAGCTTATTGGATTGACATGGATGATCCGTACATTACTTTGGACAATAATTATATCCAAAGCGTATGGCATGTTCTTGCGACAATTCATGATAAGGGTCTGCTGTACCGTGGACATCGGGTAAGTCCATATTGTCCAGATTGCCAGACGACGCTAAGTTCGCATGAAGTTGCGCAGGGCTACGAGGACGTTAAGGATTTGACGGCTACTGCTAAATTCAAGCTGAAGGATAGCGGAGAATACATTCTTGCTTGGACGACAACACCTTGGACACTTCCTGCGAACGTAGCACTTGCGGTGAACCCGAAGCTGGACTATGTTAGGGTCCTTCAAGAAGGCGAAGTTTATATTGTCGCTGCAGCATTGGCTGAGAAGGTCATGAAGGGTGAATACGAGACGCTAAGCACTGTAAAAGGACATGAGCTAGTCGGTGCGGTATATGAGCCGTTATTCCCCTACGTGAAGGTAGAAAACGCATACCGAGTCATAGACGCGGATTACGTCACTGATTCAAGCGGAACGGGTATCGTTCACATTTCTCCGGCTCACGGGGAAGACGATTATCGCGTAGCGCGCTTGCACGACATTCCGATGCTTATGGTTGTTGATAACGCCGGTAAATATATTGCAGAAGTAACGGATTTGGCAGGACGTTTCGTCAAGGATTGCGACATTGATATTGTCAAAATGCTATCCGAGCGTGGCCTGCTGTACCACAAAGAAAAAGTGGAGCATAGCTACCCGTTCTGTTGGCGCTGCAAAACACCGCTTCTCTATTACGCAACGGAGAGCTGGTTCATCAAAACAACCGCAGTTAAAGATCAATTAATTGAAAATAACAAAACAATTAAATGGTACCCTGAGCATCTTCGCGATGGACGCTTCGGCAAGTTCCTTGAGGATCTAGTTGACTGGAACATTAGTCGGAATCGCTATTGGGGCACACCGCTAAATGTGTGGACCTGTGAATCGTGTGGAACAGAGAAAGCACCTCATAGCATAGCTGAGCTTCGTGCGCTCGCCATTGGCGAAGTTTCGGAAGATATCGAGTTGCATAAGCCATACGTAGATGCTATTCATTTACGTTGCGGCTGTGGTGGTGTGATGAACCGTGCATCTGAGGTTATTGATGTTTGGTTCGACAGTGGCTCTATGCCGTTCGCACAATACTTCCATCCTTTTGGGGATGAAAAGAAATTCGAACAGCAGTATCCAGCTGATTTTATTTGTGAAGGTATCGATCAGACTCGTGGATGGTTTTTCAGCTTGCTAGCGGTATCCACGCTTTATAACGGTAAAGCTCCATATAAATCAGTAATCTCAACAGGCCATGTACTTGATGAGAGCGGTCAGAAGATGAGTAAATCCAAGGGGAATGTTATTGATCCTTGGGAAATCATCAACGAGTTCGGTACAGATGCATTCCGTTGGTCGTTGCTTGCAGATAGTGCTCCGTGGAACAGCAAAAGGTTTTCCAAAGGAATTGTTGCTGAAGGAAAATCCAAAATCGTCGATACGTTAGTTAATACACATGCTTTCTATGCTTTATATGCAACGATTGATGGTTATGTAGCTTCAGAGCATGCCAAAATTAAATCGGACAACAAGCTGGATCGTTGGATTTTATCTCGATTGAATTCTTTGATCAACGAAGTTGTGCGTGGGTTGGAAGCTAACGATTTCTTGAATCCTGCTAGAGCAATCGAGGTTTTTGTTGATGAGCTGTCCAACTGGTACGTTCGACGCTCGCGTGATCGTTTCTGGGGAAGCGGGCTCACTGACGTTAAGCTATCTGCTTACCAAACGCTTGGTGAGGTTCTCTTGACCCTATCCAAGTTAATTGCTCCTTATGTACCGTTCGTCTCTGAGGATATTTATAACAACCTAGGCGGAGAAGGAAGTGTACATCTAGCGGATTATCCGAAAGCGGATCAATCAGCTATTGATGTGGAGCTTGAGCGCGATATGGCAACGGCAAAAAATATGGTTGAGCTTGCACGGAATATCCGCAATGAAGCAAGCCTTAAAACACGCCAACCGCTGTCTGAGCTGCTTGTTTCCTTAAGCGGGGAATTCGATCTAGCGGGCTACGATGATATCATCAAGGATGAAATCAATGTTAAGAAAATTTGTGTCGTTAACGATGATAGTGGGTTCGTTAATTTTAACCTCAAGCTTAATCTTAAGGTTGCAGGGAAAAAATACGGCAAATACGTTGGGCCGATTCAAAGTGCGTTTAAGACTTTGACTAATGAAGAAACTCGCAACATTGTCAAAACGGGTCAATATAGCTTCACTTCCGCAGAAGGTGAAACGCTAACGATTGAGCTGGAAGAAATTCTGGTTGAGAAGGAAGCGAAAATGGGCTTTGCAGCTGCTTCTGGCGGTGGGGTGACGGTTGCGCTTAACACTGAAATTACACCAGAGCTTGAGCAGGAGGGCTGGGTTCGTGAAGTCATCCGTGCAGTACAGGATACTCGCAAGAAGCTGGACTTACCAATCGAGAAGCGTGTTGATCTTGTGCTTGATGTTGATGCTGAGCTAGAGAAGGCTCTTCTAGCATTCGATAATGTATTGAAGGAAAATGTTCTAGTTAATCATGTTTCCTTCGGTCAAGCAGAAGGTATGGAAACGGTGCAAGCCGGTGAGAAGTCCATCGGAATTGCTATCGTTACAGAAGCATAA
- a CDS encoding DivIVA domain-containing protein: MPLTPLDIHNKEFSRRLRGYDEDQVNEFLDQIIKDYEAIIRENKELQNQVAASQDKLGHFSNIEETLSKTIIVAQEAADELRGNAKKEAQLIVKEAEKNADRIINDALSKSRKVALEVEELKKQATIYRARFRALIETQMELLTQDGWDSLDNREPRGIEA, translated from the coding sequence ATGCCACTTACTCCATTGGACATCCATAACAAAGAATTCAGCCGCAGGTTGCGCGGTTACGACGAAGATCAGGTCAATGAATTTCTTGACCAGATTATCAAGGATTACGAAGCCATTATTCGCGAGAATAAGGAATTGCAAAACCAGGTCGCCGCTTCGCAAGACAAGCTTGGCCATTTCTCAAATATCGAGGAAACGTTAAGCAAAACCATTATTGTCGCACAGGAAGCTGCAGATGAACTAAGGGGCAACGCGAAGAAGGAAGCCCAGTTAATTGTTAAGGAAGCGGAGAAAAATGCCGACCGCATTATCAACGATGCTCTTTCCAAGTCCCGTAAGGTAGCTTTGGAAGTAGAGGAATTGAAAAAGCAGGCAACCATTTACCGTGCGCGTTTCCGTGCATTGATTGAGACGCAAATGGAGCTTCTAACACAAGATGGTTGGGATTCCTTGGATAACCGTGAGCCAAGAGGTATTGAAGCCTAA